A single region of the Changchengzhania lutea genome encodes:
- a CDS encoding DNA adenine methylase, with translation MFYSPLRYPGGKNKLSVFIAKICIDNNINGHYVEPYSGGASVALFLLIEGFVNRITINDRDRSIYAFWHSVLNKTNQLCKLIENAELSIEEWRRQKEVQTNKKTANLLELGFSTFYLNRTNRSGIINAGVMGGVLQNGNYLIDCRFNKLDLIERIRKIAKYKKSIRLYKKDAIKLIDKIQNEAMNDNVVFYFDPPYYLKASTLYMNHYQDKNHKKVSDKIKSIQNIKWIVSYDNVPEIQNLYSECNRKEFSFKHTAYEIREGKEILFFSENIKQPKIEEWNPLRFKLKKGKNAMNIVYK, from the coding sequence GTGTTTTACTCTCCTTTAAGATATCCAGGAGGAAAGAATAAGCTTTCCGTATTTATAGCAAAGATTTGTATTGACAATAATATAAATGGACATTATGTAGAACCATATTCTGGTGGAGCTTCTGTTGCTCTATTTCTATTAATAGAAGGCTTTGTTAATAGAATAACTATTAATGACAGAGATAGATCAATTTATGCATTTTGGCATTCCGTATTAAATAAAACAAATCAACTTTGCAAATTAATAGAAAATGCAGAACTTTCAATTGAAGAATGGAGAAGGCAAAAAGAAGTTCAAACAAATAAAAAAACTGCTAACTTATTGGAGTTGGGTTTTTCAACTTTTTATTTAAATAGAACAAACCGTTCAGGTATAATTAACGCAGGTGTAATGGGTGGTGTATTACAAAACGGTAATTATCTTATAGATTGCCGATTTAATAAATTAGATTTAATTGAAAGAATAAGAAAAATAGCTAAATACAAGAAAAGTATTCGACTTTATAAAAAGGATGCTATTAAATTAATAGATAAAATTCAAAATGAAGCAATGAATGATAATGTTGTTTTTTATTTTGACCCACCTTACTACTTAAAAGCAAGTACACTTTATATGAATCATTATCAGGATAAAAATCATAAAAAAGTAAGTGATAAAATAAAATCTATCCAAAATATAAAATGGATAGTTTCTTATGATAACGTTCCTGAAATTCAAAATCTATATTCTGAGTGTAATAGAAAGGAATTCTCTTTTAAGCATACTGCATATGAAATTAGAGAAGGAAAAGAAATTTTGTTTTTCAGTGAAAATATTAAACAGCCAAAAATTGAAGAATGGAACCCATTAAGATTCAAACTTAAAAAAGGAAAAAATGCTATGAATATTGTGTATAAATAA
- a CDS encoding tetratricopeptide repeat protein, translated as MQKGFTYLETGKYVEAESFFESVLKDYPENKTAKLCYGRAVGLQGESEKAVTIFTNLLEAYPNDFEIKLNYAESLLWNKDYNNAKTFYDGLIKEDNTSFPALLGYANTLSNLKIYNEALVYVNKALDVLPGNPNALTSKKYIYLGYAYQNQQQQNYTEAEKLLKENLSLFKDDKDTLLNLANLYLISNDLEKAKETYNKIAENPDNKTTALNGLALVEHLDGKEKEALNISEHAYTKLENNTDKTLIKQTKERYIQALIWNKKYKDAKQLIDVLIEEKPNENWVLALRATLNIYKSDFKKSVTDYNRILENDSSSFDGNLGKANALKALGVYDDAYTSAENTLTFYDNQKDASNFIKTLNTGFTPFLDSKVSYTFDNGDNEAYAFQTSLEFPTSTKFKWLANYGYRTTSNKITDNEATSNDFSLGLAYQLLPNITFKGTAGITSAKANTDDYTQLLTDISFNIKPFKLQVLDIGYKREIQNFNADLLDREIIMNNFYANYNLSTNFNLGWFTQYYYTAQNDDNTRNLLFTSLYYTILSKPSLKAGLNYQYITFKNKVPTIYFSPEKFNAAEVFINLIKDEVITKPNEWFYELTAATGLQYIEDDSSQSTYRIQGKLGYKFSERALLNLFGTRSNIASATAAGFTFTEIGLRFKWYLFEKPVFRE; from the coding sequence ATGCAAAAAGGTTTTACCTATTTAGAAACCGGGAAATACGTTGAAGCGGAATCATTTTTTGAATCTGTACTAAAAGACTATCCTGAAAATAAAACAGCCAAATTGTGCTATGGACGCGCCGTTGGTTTGCAAGGCGAATCAGAAAAAGCCGTAACGATCTTTACCAATTTATTAGAAGCGTATCCCAATGATTTTGAAATCAAGTTAAATTATGCCGAATCCTTACTTTGGAATAAAGATTACAACAATGCTAAAACGTTTTACGACGGTTTAATAAAAGAAGACAATACGAGCTTTCCAGCACTTTTAGGATACGCCAATACGCTATCGAACCTTAAAATTTATAATGAAGCTTTGGTCTATGTCAATAAAGCCTTGGATGTGTTACCTGGAAACCCAAATGCATTAACCTCTAAAAAATATATCTATTTAGGGTATGCGTATCAAAACCAACAGCAACAAAATTATACTGAAGCTGAAAAGCTTTTAAAAGAAAATCTGTCGCTTTTTAAAGATGATAAAGACACGTTGCTAAACCTCGCCAACTTATATTTAATTTCGAATGACTTAGAAAAAGCTAAAGAAACTTATAATAAAATAGCCGAAAACCCAGATAATAAAACAACGGCTTTAAACGGATTAGCTTTAGTTGAACATTTAGATGGCAAAGAAAAAGAAGCTTTAAACATAAGTGAACATGCTTATACCAAATTAGAAAACAATACTGATAAAACCTTAATAAAACAAACCAAAGAACGCTACATTCAAGCCTTAATTTGGAATAAAAAATATAAAGATGCTAAACAATTAATTGATGTATTAATTGAAGAAAAGCCAAATGAAAACTGGGTTTTGGCTTTACGTGCTACATTGAATATTTATAAAAGTGACTTCAAGAAAAGTGTTACAGATTACAATCGCATATTAGAAAATGATAGTTCATCATTTGATGGAAACTTAGGAAAAGCCAATGCATTAAAAGCTTTGGGTGTTTATGATGATGCTTATACTTCTGCTGAAAACACCTTGACCTTTTATGATAACCAAAAAGATGCCTCCAACTTTATTAAAACTTTAAATACAGGTTTTACGCCTTTTCTAGATTCTAAAGTATCTTATACCTTTGATAATGGCGATAATGAAGCCTATGCATTTCAAACCAGTTTGGAGTTTCCAACCTCAACGAAGTTTAAATGGTTGGCTAATTACGGTTACCGAACTACGAGCAATAAAATAACTGATAACGAAGCAACCTCAAACGATTTTTCATTAGGGTTAGCCTATCAATTATTACCCAATATAACGTTTAAAGGCACCGCGGGGATAACTTCAGCAAAAGCAAATACCGATGATTACACGCAATTATTAACCGATATATCCTTTAATATAAAACCCTTTAAACTTCAGGTTTTAGATATTGGTTACAAACGTGAAATACAAAATTTTAATGCCGATTTATTGGATAGGGAAATTATAATGAATAATTTTTACGCTAATTATAACCTCAGTACAAATTTTAATTTGGGTTGGTTTACGCAGTATTATTACACGGCGCAAAACGATGATAATACTAGAAACCTGTTGTTTACTTCGTTGTATTATACTATTTTAAGCAAGCCATCATTAAAAGCGGGCTTAAACTACCAATACATTACATTTAAAAACAAAGTACCCACCATTTATTTTAGTCCAGAAAAATTTAATGCGGCTGAAGTTTTTATAAACCTGATTAAAGATGAAGTAATCACGAAACCCAACGAATGGTTTTACGAATTAACCGCTGCCACAGGTTTGCAATATATTGAAGATGATAGTAGCCAAAGCACCTATAGAATACAAGGTAAATTAGGTTATAAATTTTCTGAAAGGGCACTTTTAAACCTATTTGGTACGCGCAGTAATATTGCCTCTGCCACTGCTGCTGGTTTTACATTTACCGAAATTGGGTTACGTTTTAAATGGTATTTGTTTGAGAAGCCTGTTTTTAGGGAATAG
- a CDS encoding STAS domain-containing protein, with protein sequence MALNIKHQDNIFFVEGTIDATTAKQFKNHLEFLILYTKALTININGVNAIDSNGMKALRGLNTTALISNKAFSIIGYGCKDIYDDFQLNNVA encoded by the coding sequence ATGGCTCTTAATATTAAACACCAAGACAATATTTTTTTTGTTGAAGGAACTATTGATGCTACAACTGCTAAACAATTTAAAAACCATTTAGAATTCTTAATACTTTATACTAAAGCATTAACTATAAATATTAATGGTGTAAATGCTATTGATAGTAATGGTATGAAAGCCTTAAGAGGTTTAAATACAACAGCATTAATTTCCAATAAAGCGTTTTCTATCATTGGTTATGGTTGTAAAGATATCTACGACGATTTTCAATTAAATAATGTGGCATAA